The Streptomyces sp. ICC1 DNA window GTCGAAGCGGGCACCGCAGCGAACCGGCCCGAGCATGCAGCGTACGGTGGCGGTGACCTCGGCCGAGCTCACGATGGTGACCTGATCGATCTGCAGTTCCACCTCGACCACGTGACTGCCGAGGTTGAGGCGCTCGGTCATGCCGCCACCTCGGTGCGCTCGACCAGGAAGCCGGTCAGAGCATCGCCCCGGATCGCTATGTGCCCGGCGCCCGGTACTGGACTCGTTCGGCTTTGCACAGGGCATCCATGGTTTCTTCGACGGTCAGGAGGACTGTCGTCTCGAACGAGCTGAGCGCGCCGCCTCCGCCGATCGCCAGCGCGACCGCGGCCATGGACACGTTGTCGGGAGCCTCCCACAGGTTGTAGCCGTCGTGCGTGCCGAAGGCGTACCAGAAGCCGTGGAGCTTCCCGCCAACGGACTCGATGTACGACTGAGCAGCCTTTGAACGGTCTTCGGGGTGGGCGATCATCCTCGCCCAAGTCTCCGGTGTGTAGCTGAAGCTCGATAGATAGAGCGGCATCATGTCTCCCTTTCGTTCCACCAAGGGATGCCCCGGCGGGGCGGAAAACGCGCCGGATCCGGCCCGTGTATCCCCCGAACGCCCGCTGGACCGGGGTTCGCGCGGCGTGGTCGGGGATTCGGCGAGGCGGTCCGGGTGATGTCGGTTCCGCACCGCAATGGGTGACGGGCTCCTCGGGAAACAGGGCGCGGTGGGGAGCTCAGGATCTTTCGATGTCCTGCGGATGCCCGGCATGGGGTCCGGACGGATTTGCACTGACGGCTCGTAGGGTTGTCGCATGGGCTACGACCTCGTCATCTTCGACAACGACGGCGTGCTGGTGGACAGTGAGCCGCTCGCCAACAGCATCCTCGCCGGGTACCTGACCGAGCTGGGGCACCCGACCTCGTACGAGGAGTCGCTCCGCGACTACATGGGGGCCGCCGTGCACCGGGTGCACGACCTCGTGCTGGAGCGGACCGGGCAGTCGCTGCCGGGGGACTTCGACACGACGCTGCACGCCCGCACCTTCGCGGCCTTCGAGCGGGAGCTCAAGCCCGTGCCCGGTGTGGAGGGGGTGCTGGCGGCGCTGGTCGAGACCGGCACGGCGTACTGCCTCGCGTCCTCCGGGAGCCACGAGCGGATCCGGGTCGGCCACCGGGCGGCCGGGCTCGACGAGTGGTTCGAGGAGGAGTGGATCTTCAGCTCGGACGACGTCGGCAAGGGCAAGCCGGCCCCGGACCTGTTCCTGCACGCCGCCGACCAGATGGGCGTGGCCCCCGCCCGGTGCGTGGTCGTCGAGGACAGCCCACTGGGCGTCCAGGCCGCCCTCGCCGCGGGCATGGCCGTGTTCGGGTACACGGCGATGGTCCCCGCCGAGCGGCTGCCCGGCGCCACCGGGTACTTCGGCGACATGGGACAGCTGCTCGGGCTGCTCGGCCTGCAGGGCCACGAGAGCGGCCACGAGAGCCAGGGGGGCGGGTACCAGGGCGGCTACGCCGGCGGTCAGGGCGGTTTCAGTCACTGACCAGATCGATACGTGATCGCTCTACCCACCGGTAGGAGCGGCGCCTACGCTGTGCCGCCATGACAGCAGACGCGCGGCTGGGCCGCGGGCGCGGGGCGTTGGGGTTCAGCTTCTTCGTGCAGGGCGTGGCCTTCGCGCTCCTCGTGACGCGGATCCCCGCCATCCAGGACCGGTACGGGATATCCGACGGGCTGCTGCCCGTCTTCCTCGCCGCCGTGCCGATCCTCGCCGGGGTGTCCAGCGTCGTCACCGAGCACCTGGTCAAGCGTGTCGCGCCCAGCACCGTACTGCGGTGGGCGCAGCCGCTGGTCCTGCTGTCGCTGCTCGGGGTCGGCGCCGGCAGCGAGATGTGGCACGTGGCCCTGGCGCTCGGGGCGTTCGGGCTGTTCGTGGGCGCGCTCGACGCGTCGATGAACATGCTCGGCGTGAGCCTGCAGGCCGCGTACGGGCGAAGCATCATGCTGGGGTTCCACGCGGCCTACAGCCTGGGCGGCATCCTCGGCGCCTCCGCCGCGTGGGCGGGGGCGCACTGGCACCTCGACCTGTTCACCTCCTACCTGCCGGCCGTCGTGATCCTGCTGCCGCTCGCGCTCCTCGCCAGCCGCTTCTACGTGGACCAGGACGCCAAGGCGGCGGCGGCCGGCGCGGAGAAGGGGCTGGGCCCCGGCGGGTTCAAGCTGCTGCTGCCGCTGTGCCTGGTGATGGCGTGCGCGTACATCGGGGACTCGACGGTCTCGAACTGGAGCGCCAAGTACCTCCAGGACGTCCTCGGCTCCTCCGAACAGCTCGCGACCGTCCCCTACAACGTCTACATGGTGACCACCCTGCTCGGCCGGGCCGTCGGCGACCTCGGAGTGCGCCGCTTCGGGGCCGTGGCCGTCGTACGGATCGGGACGGTCGTCGCCGCCGGCGGGTTCGCGGTGGTCGCCGCGGCCCCCGGAGCGTGGGCGGGGATGCTCGGCTTCACCCTGCTGGGGATCGGGCTGTGCGTGATCGTGCCGCAGACCTTCGCCGCCGCGGGCAGGCTCTTCCCCCACGCTTCCGACACCGCGATCGCGCGGCTCAACATCTTCAACTACGTGGGGTTCCTGATCGGCGCGCCGCTCGTCGGCGGGATCGGGGACGTCTGGAACTACCGGGCCGCGATGCTCGTGCCGATGGTGCTCGTCCTCGTCACTCTTTTCCATGCCCGCTCGTTCGGTACGGGGACCGCCCGATACGGTGTCGGGCATGAGCGGCCGCGGGTTGTTGATGTGGGACGAGGCGGTAACGAAGTATGACTTCGGGCCTAGCCATCCGATGGACCCGGTGCGCCTGGCACTGACCATGGGCCTGGTACGGGCCTTCGGGCTCGACCGGGCGATGGAGGTGCGGGCCGGGCGGCAGGCCGGTGACTCCACGCTGCGGCTCGTCCACCGCGAGGACTACGTGGCGGCCGTGCGCGAGGTGTCCGCCGACCCCGGGGCCGCCGACGGCTCGTACGGGCTCGGGACCACCGACGATCCGGCCTTCCACGGGATGCACGAGGCGTCCGCGCTGATCGCCGGGCAGTCGGTGGCGGCCGCCGAGGCGATCTGGCGCGGCGAGGCCGACCACGCCGTGAACTTCGCCGGCGGGCTGCACCACGCGATGCCGGGCGGGGCGGCCGGGTTCTGCGTGTACAACGACGCGGCGCTGGCCGTCGCGCGGCTCCTCGAGCTCGGGGCCGAGCGCGTCGCGTACGTGGACGTGGACGTCCACCACGGCGACGGGGTGCAGGCGGCCTTCTGGGACGACCCGCGCGTGCTGACCGTGTCCCTGCACGAGCACCCGCGGACGCTGTTCCCGCAGACCGGCTGGCCGGAGGAGACGGGCGGGCCGGCCGCCGAGGGCTCGGCGGTGAACATCGCGCTGCCGGCCGGGACCGGGGACGAGGGCTGGCTGCGGGCCTTCCACGGGGTCGTGCCCGAGCTGCTGGCGGACTTCCGGCCGCAGGTGCTGGTGACCCAGCACGGGGCCGACACCCACTTCGAGGACCCGCTCGCGCACCTGGCCGTGTCGCTGGACGCCCAACGGGCGGTCCAGGAGGCCTGCCACGAGCTCGCGCACGCCCACGCGGACGGCCGCTGGCTGGCGCTCGGCGGCGGCGGGTACGCGGTCGTGGACGTCGTACCGCGCTCGTGGACGCACCTGGTGGCGATCGCCGGGCACAAGCCGATCGATCCGGAGACGGCGGTTCCGGCCTCGTGGCGCGACGAGGTGTACGCGAGGACCCGCCAGCTGGCTCCGGCACGGATGACGGACGGGCGGGTGCCGCAGTGGCCGGACTGGGATGCCGGTTACGATCCGGCGGACCGGATCGACCAGGCGGTCCTGGCCACGCGGCGGGCGGTGTTCCCGCTGCGCGGGATGCTCACCTGACGGGTGCGCGGATCTTGCCGCGGCGACGTCTGCCGTTACGCCAACGGTGGTGCGATTGCCGGTAATTGATGATCCGCCAGTTCGGTTGGGGCAGCATCGACAGCGTGTTGAGCACCGGCGCCCTGCGTGCGCATCTGCTGGCCGCCCGCCTGGCCGGGCCCGTCGCGACCTCCCGGGAGGAAAGCCTGCGCAGCTACCGGCTGTTCGCCGCGCGCGACCCCCGGGTGCTCCTCGGTCTGGATCCGGAATGGGGCTGGGGCGAGGGTGACCTGCTGAGGCTGATGGCGGACAAGTGCGGGGTCTCGGCGGATCCCGCGCACGTCAGCGGGCCGGACGTGATCGATCCGGAGCTCACGGTCGCGGGGCTCGACGCCTTCGCGGAGCGGCTGCGCGCGGCCGTGGCGGCGCGGGCACCCGTGCTGTTCGCGACGGGCCACCCGCACCGGCTCCTGGGCTTCTACGCCGCTTTGGCCGAGGCGGTGTCGGCGGCCGGATGTGATGTCCTCACTCCGGCGCGGGGGGCCGCCGTCGACATGCAGACCCGGTTCGGTCTACGCCCGCACCGCATCGATTACGTACGGGGGGTCGCACTGGTGCGGGAAGACGGCGTGCACCCGCCCGGGAGTGCGACCGGCGCGCACACCCATTCGCCGCTGCCGGTTCGGATCGCGCTCGGGGCGCTGGCGGAGGCCGGCGGGCCGCTGCCGGCGCTGGTGGTGGGGGACCACGGGTGGGTCTGCGGGGCAGGTCAGCTCGGTGTGGAGGCGATCGGGCTGGCCGACACGGATGATCCGGCGCTGTTCGTGGGGGAGGCCGAGGGGCGGGTGTCGGTGGTGGTTCCGCTTGATGACGCGGTGCGCGCGGACTACTACCGGCCCCTCACTCGCTATGTACTCAATCGGGCGAGTCTGTCGGGCCCGCAGGAGTGGCCGTAGCTCCTCTTCCCCACTCGTACCACACGCCCCTACTCTGGGGAGTGAGCGTGCGACGACGGGGCGTAACCGGAGGGGAAGCCGGTGCCCGTCATGCGCGGAAGGTCAAGGTGTGTCATGGCTGCTGGCGAGAGGCCTCTCAGTGAGGTTCAGTTCCTGACCGTGGCGGAGGTCGCCTCGGTGATGCGAGTGTCGAAGATGACCGTGTACCGACTGGTGCACAACGGTCATCTGCCCGCGATCCGGGTGGGCCGGTCCTTCCGGGTCCCCGAGAACGCGGTGCACGAGTACCTCCGCGAGTCCTTCGTGGGGGTGGAATCGGCCTGAGGACAAGGGTCGGGAGCCCGTGGAAGCCCTTCGGAGGCACCGGATTACAAGCTCAGAGCTCGGGCGGGTAGGCTAGGCCGACGTAGGTCGTGTGGGCCCAGACGCCCCGCACCGAGATCCCCGCTGACGCGGGGGTGTTCCGAGAAGTGAGCGAGGGTAGTCGTGGGCTCTGTTATCAAGAAGCGGCGTAAGCGGATGGCCAAGAAGAAGCACCGCAAGCTGCTCAAGCGCACCCGCGTGCAGCGCCGTAACAAGAAGTAAACGGCAGCTGTACGTGTTCTCCGCAGCCCCTCCACCATTCTGGTGGAGGGGCTGCGGTGCAGCCGGGGGACTTCTTCGAGGGAGGCGCTGAGCTCGTGGGGAAGGTCGTGCTCGTTACCGGGGCTGCCCGGCAGCTGGGAGGCCGTTTCGTACGGCGCATCCAGCGCGACCCGGAGGTCGAGCGGGTGATCGCGGTCGACGCGGTGACGCCGCCGCACCGGCTGGGATCGGCCGAGTTCGTCCGCGCGGACATCAGGCAGTCGGGCATCGCCCGGGTGCTGGCAGAGAACGCGGTGGACACGGTGGTCCACCTGGCGGTCACCGGGGGTGCCGCCACGGGAGCCGGATCCGGCTCCTACGCCACCGTCAAGGAAACCAACGTCATCGGGACGATGCAGCTCCTCGGAGCCTGCCAGAAGTCCCCGACGGTACGCAGGCTCGTGGTGAAGTCCAGTACCAGTGTGTACGGGGGCACCTCGCGGGATCCGGCCGTCTTCACCGAGACCACGCAGCCCAAATCCCTGCCCGCGGCCGGATTCGCCAAGGACGCCGTGGAGGTCGAGGGGTACGTACGGGGCTTCGCGCGCAGGCGCCCGGACGTCGCCGTGTGCGTCCTGCGGTTCGCGAACATCCTCGGCCCCTTCGCCGACTCCGCGCTCGCCGAGTACTTCTCCATGCCGCTGATCCCGACCGTGCTGGGCTACGACCCGCGCCTGCAGTTCGTCCACGAGGACGACGTGCTGGAAGTGCTCAAGCTCGCCGCGCAGGAACCCCAGCGCGGTGGCGGGACGTTGAACAGCGGGACGAGCGGGACCTTCAACATCGCCGGGGACGGGGTGCTGCTGCTCTCGCAGTGCGCACGCCGCCTGGGCAGGCCGGCGGTGCCGCTGCTGCTGCCCGCCGTGACCTGGGTGGGCTCGGCGCTGCGCGCGGTCGGGGCGACCGACTTCTCGCCCGAGCAGATAAGGCTCCTCACGCACGGGCGGGTCGTGCAGACCTCGCAGATGCGGGAGGT harbors:
- a CDS encoding helix-turn-helix domain-containing protein, translated to MAAGERPLSEVQFLTVAEVASVMRVSKMTVYRLVHNGHLPAIRVGRSFRVPENAVHEYLRESFVGVESA
- a CDS encoding AURKAIP1/COX24 domain-containing protein, with amino-acid sequence MGSVIKKRRKRMAKKKHRKLLKRTRVQRRNKK
- a CDS encoding GYD domain-containing protein, which codes for MPLYLSSFSYTPETWARMIAHPEDRSKAAQSYIESVGGKLHGFWYAFGTHDGYNLWEAPDNVSMAAVALAIGGGGALSSFETTVLLTVEETMDALCKAERVQYRAPGT
- a CDS encoding phosphatase; this translates as MLSTGALRAHLLAARLAGPVATSREESLRSYRLFAARDPRVLLGLDPEWGWGEGDLLRLMADKCGVSADPAHVSGPDVIDPELTVAGLDAFAERLRAAVAARAPVLFATGHPHRLLGFYAALAEAVSAAGCDVLTPARGAAVDMQTRFGLRPHRIDYVRGVALVREDGVHPPGSATGAHTHSPLPVRIALGALAEAGGPLPALVVGDHGWVCGAGQLGVEAIGLADTDDPALFVGEAEGRVSVVVPLDDAVRADYYRPLTRYVLNRASLSGPQEWP
- a CDS encoding NAD-dependent epimerase/dehydratase family protein, producing the protein MGKVVLVTGAARQLGGRFVRRIQRDPEVERVIAVDAVTPPHRLGSAEFVRADIRQSGIARVLAENAVDTVVHLAVTGGAATGAGSGSYATVKETNVIGTMQLLGACQKSPTVRRLVVKSSTSVYGGTSRDPAVFTETTQPKSLPAAGFAKDAVEVEGYVRGFARRRPDVAVCVLRFANILGPFADSALAEYFSMPLIPTVLGYDPRLQFVHEDDVLEVLKLAAQEPQRGGGTLNSGTSGTFNIAGDGVLLLSQCARRLGRPAVPLLLPAVTWVGSALRAVGATDFSPEQIRLLTHGRVVQTSQMREVLGFEPMYTTAETFADFTRSRGSGLLPPERVGRAVDRVAGLLNVEAGTEAVAEGAKR
- a CDS encoding acetoin utilization protein AcuC; this translates as MSGRGLLMWDEAVTKYDFGPSHPMDPVRLALTMGLVRAFGLDRAMEVRAGRQAGDSTLRLVHREDYVAAVREVSADPGAADGSYGLGTTDDPAFHGMHEASALIAGQSVAAAEAIWRGEADHAVNFAGGLHHAMPGGAAGFCVYNDAALAVARLLELGAERVAYVDVDVHHGDGVQAAFWDDPRVLTVSLHEHPRTLFPQTGWPEETGGPAAEGSAVNIALPAGTGDEGWLRAFHGVVPELLADFRPQVLVTQHGADTHFEDPLAHLAVSLDAQRAVQEACHELAHAHADGRWLALGGGGYAVVDVVPRSWTHLVAIAGHKPIDPETAVPASWRDEVYARTRQLAPARMTDGRVPQWPDWDAGYDPADRIDQAVLATRRAVFPLRGMLT
- a CDS encoding MFS transporter, with product MTADARLGRGRGALGFSFFVQGVAFALLVTRIPAIQDRYGISDGLLPVFLAAVPILAGVSSVVTEHLVKRVAPSTVLRWAQPLVLLSLLGVGAGSEMWHVALALGAFGLFVGALDASMNMLGVSLQAAYGRSIMLGFHAAYSLGGILGASAAWAGAHWHLDLFTSYLPAVVILLPLALLASRFYVDQDAKAAAAGAEKGLGPGGFKLLLPLCLVMACAYIGDSTVSNWSAKYLQDVLGSSEQLATVPYNVYMVTTLLGRAVGDLGVRRFGAVAVVRIGTVVAAGGFAVVAAAPGAWAGMLGFTLLGIGLCVIVPQTFAAAGRLFPHASDTAIARLNIFNYVGFLIGAPLVGGIGDVWNYRAAMLVPMVLVLVTLFHARSFGTGTARYGVGHERPRVVDVGRGGNEV